A genomic window from Daphnia magna isolate NIES linkage group LG9, ASM2063170v1.1, whole genome shotgun sequence includes:
- the LOC116931232 gene encoding rho GTPase-activating protein 12 isoform X5, which yields MAPMESQGWRKKSTVTVLYSYSYPVSNSTGTSSQDGENEVSMQEGERLILLEKSNTDWWQVRRPGDKSQPFYAPANYLQEDGISKAKKAIPSSQSSFSSGESLASTYGHNAINPSGHNKLNVNRRHIGLSSATSASVTHLNESRSDDCLQLTSRQQPSDKSSSSVKWSIRQAANSELRKQRSTSMDAIMFLELLENEIKDMPGGGGASGDVTKKGKNHNSENMHNRSSSSIGRQLKSESLVDRFKKPRISKDLWERRKSWAVEESTPPPSVHLMGQSSRHHRHPLKEEETANINPKHHHQRRSMQSLLAAPPLPPRLSAQQENQSSFGRLRDKTSTSVNQRECSDAGDADKNIDKAPALPPKRNPNQGAVNVSSVVSVSPARPAKVDNYSRVIPLRSAASAGGSINHNISVVSKATNSNAANNETILNRSSPPSSSPLVSHNRLLSESLEKLAQQIQTPLSYPHPIPPPRRSSSESMERSAGNMGQSSSSSSSPPRLPPKNTKPPVAKPTPTVNTTPTNTTNATVTTTQQHKQTANKLSNSAFNTKNEVKDNYVNLLRPVTMIDTLDDIQSDESGINMSFNNPLFNEKEDVQEKGSQEQLGSSVDLESSIDDAVSLKAVKISRGSESNLSGSELEASSTEDILSSKDSLNSIPSVRSDHSRSKMNNNNNNNNTSSLTKPPPDSPGPRQRPRRELFENWSEYVDQTSGRPFYYNNENRAKSWKPPRRIGTSPITRGISIEEEKFNDGDQLSSSVESHHSSTTSHQSRLASKAVMEAQAANRTLLAVPPGWIESTDPSTDEVVYINAGTGARWYTSLDSEGRVYFYEEDSNESLWALPQITSVPGLTLSPDTEPQVIQQGVFYPEGSKLSPKMNEQQLPVVPVSTSKWDLVRQRTSKADRNSKTRSMVLTNFSGCVEDIAVENMSGEASRVTLLAPSKTASLPRNIQPQWPNLHGGSIVSDYLTNFDIRVLQQGVLHKTKLTENGKKIRKNWTSSWVVLTDLFLFLFKESTTKMSAAAGGSPTGTNKPELCVDLNGATIEWAAVKSSRKGVFQVSTLLGVQLLLQDEDETNAVVWFNEIKRAILRLPCGTKETTNHYPSPFPSPLINTRPQKLSLESKNFSPEFRHKRNDSANFLSPPSPDVPQSFSNNSSLVKQGSKKNRLGRTKSTKVPFLGSTEDLTAVGPGASPERQKNLRDKLRKFFVRRPTVDTLVRKGIWKDEPVFGCHLSALCHADESTVPKFVQQVIQLIESKLENMKADGIYRASGNLSQIQKIRCQVDQYNWAILEIEDDVHVLTGCLKLFFRELKEPLIPCPLFERALQATNYQGPNPERIRRYREIIESLPTENYDTLQYLLRHLLKITEYREHNRMHISNLAIVFGPTLMWAATVSNNLALDMMQQNLVVEALLNNYHNIFNR from the exons ATGGCCCCCATGGAGTCTCAAGGCTGGAGGAAGAAAAGCACAGTAACAGTCCTCTATAGTTACTCTTATCCAGTGTCAAACTCCACTGGCACCAGCAGTCAGGATGGTGAAAACGAAGTGTCGATGCAGGAAGGAGAACGACTGATTCTACTGGAGAAGAGTAACACAGATTGGTGGCAAGTGCGAAGACCAGGAGATAAGAGTCAACCCTTTTATGCCCCTGCAAACTATCTGCAAGAAGATGGGATAAGCAAGGCCAAAAAAGCTATTCCGTCTTCCCAGTCTTCCTTCAGCAGTGGCGAATCTCTGGCTTCGACGTACGGCCATAATGCCATCAATCCATCTGGTCACAATAAATTGAATGTCAATCGACGTCACATTGGCCTTTCATCGGCAACTTCCGCTTCAGTCACGCACTTGAACGAGAGCCGCAGTGACGATTGCTTGCAATTAACTTCTCGGCAACAACCATCTGACAAGTCATCTTCCAGCGTTAAATGGTCCATCCGGCAAGCGGCAAACTCCGAGCTTCGTAAACAGCGATCTACCTCGATGGACGCCATCATGTTTCTTGAGCTTTTGgagaatgaaataaaagacATGCCTGGCGGAGGTGGAGCTAGTGGAGATGTAacgaaaaaaggcaaaaatcaCAACAGCGAAAATATGCACAACAGGAGCAGTAGTAGCATCGGCAGGCAATTGAAAAGCGAGTCTTTGGTCGACAGATTCAAGAAGCCGCGAATCTCAAAAGATCTGTGGGAACGACGAAAATCTTGGGCTGTAGAAGAGTCAACTCCTCCCCCATCTGTTCACTTGATGGGACAGTCCTCACGCCATCATCGTCATCCTctgaaggaagaagaaacagCCAACATCAATCCGAAACATCATCACCAGCGCCGCTCAATGCAGTCGCTGTTGGCGGCTCCGCCACTGCCACCGCGTCTTTCTGCCCAGCAAGAAAATCAGTCGAGCTTCGGCAGACTGCGAGATAAAACGTCGACGAGTGTAAACCAACGGGAGTGCAGTGATGCAGGTGACGCTGATAAGAATATTGATAAGGCCCCAGCTCTACCGCCCAAAAGGAATCCCAATCAAGGCGCAGTTAACGTTTCATCAGTCGTGTCAGTGTCACCAGCTCGTCCTGCCAAAGTGGACAATTACTCTCGAGTGATACCTCTGCGATCTGCTGCTTCCGCTGGAGGATCAATCAATCACAACATTAGTGTCGTGTCGAAGGCAACCAATTCCAATGCAGCTAATAACGAAACTATTTTGAATCGTTCTTCCCCTCCATCTTCGTCGCCTCTTGTGAGTCACAATCGCCTCTTATCAGAGTCGTTAGAGAAGTTGGCACAGCAAATTCAGACGCCCCTCTCTTATCCCCACCCTATTCCTCCACCGCGTCGTTCCTCATCCGAATCCATGGAACGATCTGCTGGGAATATGGGCCAGTCCAGTAGCAGTTCATCGTCTCCTCCTCGACTGCCCCCCAAAAATACCAAACCTCCTGTGGCTAAACCAACACCAACTGTTAATACAACCCCCACTAATACTACAAATGCGACCGTGACTACTACGCaacaacacaaacaaacaGCGAACAA ATTGAGCAATTCAGCATTCAATACCAAAAACGAGGTCAAGGATAATTACGTCAATTTGTTGAGACCTGTGACTATGATCGATACGTTGGACGACATTCAAAGCGACGAATCTGGCATCAATATGAGTTTCAATAATCCGCTCTTTAACGAAAAGGAG GACGTGCAAGAAAAAGGATCGCAGGAACAATTGGGATCGAGTGTGGACCTTGAGAGTTCGATTGACGATGCCGTCAGCTTGAAAGCAGTCAAGATATCACGCGGATCCGAATCTAATTTATCTGGCAGCGAGTTGGAAGCCTCATCCACTGAAGATATTTTGAGTTCGAAAGACTCGCTCAATTCCATCCCGTCAGTCAGG AGTGATCACTCGAGATCGAAAATGaataacaacaataacaataataatacgAGTAGTCTAACGAAGCCACCGCCTGATTCCCCGGGTCCTCGGCAACGGCCCAGACGAGAACTGTTTGAAAACTGGTCTGAATATGTGGACCAGACATCTGGCCGGCCGTTTTATTACAATAACGAAAACCGGGCCAAGAGTTGGAAACCACCAAGGAGGATAGGAACCAGTCCTATCACTAgg GGAATTTCCATTGAGGAAGAGAAATTTAACGATGGTGATCAACTGTCTAGCAGTGTCGAGTCTCATCATTCATCGACCACTAGCCATCAATCACGTCTGGCGTCTAAAGCAGTAATGGAGGCTCAAGCGGCAAACCGCACCTTACTGGCTGTCCCACCCGGATGGATAGAATCTACAGATCCGTCCACTGACGAAGTCGTCTACATCAACGCCGGCACAGGAGCAAGG TGGTATACATCACTGGACAGCGAGGGTCGTGTCTATTTCTATGAAGAGGACAGCAACGAGTCGCTGTGGGCCCTTCCTCAGATCACGTCCGTTCCTGGTTTGACTTTGTCTCCCGATACTGAACCG CAGGTCATTCAGCAAGGCGTCTTTTATCCGGAAGGCAGTAAACTCAGTCCAAAAATGAACGAACAACAACTGCCAGTTGTCCCTGTTTCAACATCCAAATGGGATTTAGTCCGTCAAAGGACGTCGAAAGCGGACCGTAATAGCAAAACTCGATCAATGGTCTTGACGAATTTCAG CGGCTGTGTCGAGGACATTGCCGTCGAGAATATGAGTGGGGAGGCTAGTCGAGTGACGTTGTTAGCGCCCAGCAAAACGGCTTCACTACCTCGCAATATTCAGCCACAATGGCCTAATTTGCATGGGGGTAGCATCGTAAGTGATTACCTGACAAACTTTGATATC agAGTTCTTCAACAAGGTGTGTTACACAAAACGAAATTGACAGAGAATGGCAAGAAAATACGCAAAAATTGGACTTCCTCGTGGGTAGTCTTGACGGACTTATTCCTTTTCCTCTTTAAAGAATCCAC CACGAAAATGTCTGCCGCTGCTGGTGGATCGCCGACGGGAACCAACAAACCGGAATTGTGTGTAGATTTGAACGGAGCGACCATCGAATGGGCAGCCGTCAAATCCAGCCGTAAAGGTGTTTTCCAAGTTTCGACCCTTCTCGGCGTCCAGCTCCTATTACAAGACGAAGATGAGACCAACGCTGTtgtttggtttaacgagatcAAACGTGCCATTCTGCGCTTGCCGTGTGGCACTAAAG aaacaacaaatcaTTATCCATCGCCATTCCCATCGCCCTTGATTAACACTAGACCCCAAAAATTGTCCTTAGAAAGCAAAAATTTCTCGCCGGAGTTCAGGCACAAACGCAATGACTCGGCAAATTTTCTCAGTCCACCATCTCCTGATGTACCGCAGAGTTTCAGCAACAATAGCAGTTTGGTGAAGCAAGGCAGTAAGAAAAACCGGCTGGGACGGACCAAATCCACGAAAGTGCCTTTCCTGGGTAGTACGGAGGATTTGACGGCAGTTGGTCCAGGAGCCAGCCcggaaagacaaaaaaatttgagAGACAAATTGCGCAAATTTTTTGTGCGCAGACCCACGGTCGACACGTTGGTCCGAAAAGGCATCTGGAAGGACGAGCCGGTGTTTGGCTGCCATCTGTCGGCACTCTGTCATGCAGATGAGTCCACTGTGCCCAAATTTGTCCAGCAAGTGATTCAACTGATCGAGAGCAAACTGGAGAACATGAAAGCAGACGGAATTTATCGAGCTAGCGGAAATCTTTCACAAATTCAAAAGATTCGTTGCCAG GTCGACCAGTACAACTGGGCCATCTTGGAAATCGAAGACGATGTTCATGTATTGACGGGTTGCTTGAAACTCTTCTTCCGTGAACTCAAGGAGCCTCTTATTCCGTGCCCTCTTTTTGAGAGAGCTTTGCAGGCTACGAATTATCAGGGACCTAATCCGGAACGAATACGGCGATATCGAG AAATCATCGAATCATTGCCTACGGAGAATTATGATACGTTGCAGTACCTTTTGCGCCATTTGCTCAAAATTACGGAATACCGCGAGCATAACCGCATGcacatttcaaatttggccATCGTCTTCGGACCAACTTTGATGTGGGCGGCCACTGTGTCCAACAACTTGGCGCTCGATATGATGCAACAGAATCTTGTAGTCGAAGCCTTACTCAACAACTACCACAACATTTTCAACAGGTGA
- the LOC116931232 gene encoding rho GTPase-activating protein 12 isoform X3, producing MCSPAREPGPMAPMESQGWRKKSTVTVLYSYSYPVSNSTGTSSQDGENEVSMQEGERLILLEKSNTDWWQVRRPGDKSQPFYAPANYLQEDGISKAKKAIPSSQSSFSSGESLASTYGHNAINPSGHNKLNVNRRHIGLSSATSASVTHLNESRSDDCLQLTSRQQPSDKSSSSVKWSIRQAANSELRKQRSTSMDAIMFLELLENEIKDMPGGGGASGDVTKKGKNHNSENMHNRSSSSIGRQLKSESLVDRFKKPRISKDLWERRKSWAVEESTPPPSVHLMGQSSRHHRHPLKEEETANINPKHHHQRRSMQSLLAAPPLPPRLSAQQENQSSFGRLRDKTSTSVNQRECSDAGDADKNIDKAPALPPKRNPNQGAVNVSSVVSVSPARPAKVDNYSRVIPLRSAASAGGSINHNISVVSKATNSNAANNETILNRSSPPSSSPLVSHNRLLSESLEKLAQQIQTPLSYPHPIPPPRRSSSESMERSAGNMGQSSSSSSSPPRLPPKNTKPPVAKPTPTVNTTPTNTTNATVTTTQQHKQTANKLSNSAFNTKNEVKDNYVNLLRPVTMIDTLDDIQSDESGINMSFNNPLFNEKEDVQEKGSQEQLGSSVDLESSIDDAVSLKAVKISRGSESNLSGSELEASSTEDILSSKDSLNSIPSVRSDHSRSKMNNNNNNNNTSSLTKPPPDSPGPRQRPRRELFENWSEYVDQTSGRPFYYNNENRAKSWKPPRRIGTSPITRGISIEEEKFNDGDQLSSSVESHHSSTTSHQSRLASKAVMEAQAANRTLLAVPPGWIESTDPSTDEVVYINAGTGARWYTSLDSEGRVYFYEEDSNESLWALPQITSVPGLTLSPDTEPQVIQQGVFYPEGSKLSPKMNEQQLPVVPVSTSKWDLVRQRTSKADRNSKTRSMVLTNFSGCVEDIAVENMSGEASRVTLLAPSKTASLPRNIQPQWPNLHGGSIVSDYLTNFDIRVLQQGVLHKTKLTENGKKIRKNWTSSWVVLTDLFLFLFKESTTKMSAAAGGSPTGTNKPELCVDLNGATIEWAAVKSSRKGVFQVSTLLGVQLLLQDEDETNAVVWFNEIKRAILRLPCGTKETTNHYPSPFPSPLINTRPQKLSLESKNFSPEFRHKRNDSANFLSPPSPDVPQSFSNNSSLVKQGSKKNRLGRTKSTKVPFLGSTEDLTAVGPGASPERQKNLRDKLRKFFVRRPTVDTLVRKGIWKDEPVFGCHLSALCHADESTVPKFVQQVIQLIESKLENMKADGIYRASGNLSQIQKIRCQVDQYNWAILEIEDDVHVLTGCLKLFFRELKEPLIPCPLFERALQATNYQGPNPERIRRYREIIESLPTENYDTLQYLLRHLLKITEYREHNRMHISNLAIVFGPTLMWAATVSNNLALDMMQQNLVVEALLNNYHNIFNR from the exons AT GTGCAGTCCTGCAAGAGAACCAGGACCAATGGCCCCCATGGAGTCTCAAGGCTGGAGGAAGAAAAGCACAGTAACAGTCCTCTATAGTTACTCTTATCCAGTGTCAAACTCCACTGGCACCAGCAGTCAGGATGGTGAAAACGAAGTGTCGATGCAGGAAGGAGAACGACTGATTCTACTGGAGAAGAGTAACACAGATTGGTGGCAAGTGCGAAGACCAGGAGATAAGAGTCAACCCTTTTATGCCCCTGCAAACTATCTGCAAGAAGATGGGATAAGCAAGGCCAAAAAAGCTATTCCGTCTTCCCAGTCTTCCTTCAGCAGTGGCGAATCTCTGGCTTCGACGTACGGCCATAATGCCATCAATCCATCTGGTCACAATAAATTGAATGTCAATCGACGTCACATTGGCCTTTCATCGGCAACTTCCGCTTCAGTCACGCACTTGAACGAGAGCCGCAGTGACGATTGCTTGCAATTAACTTCTCGGCAACAACCATCTGACAAGTCATCTTCCAGCGTTAAATGGTCCATCCGGCAAGCGGCAAACTCCGAGCTTCGTAAACAGCGATCTACCTCGATGGACGCCATCATGTTTCTTGAGCTTTTGgagaatgaaataaaagacATGCCTGGCGGAGGTGGAGCTAGTGGAGATGTAacgaaaaaaggcaaaaatcaCAACAGCGAAAATATGCACAACAGGAGCAGTAGTAGCATCGGCAGGCAATTGAAAAGCGAGTCTTTGGTCGACAGATTCAAGAAGCCGCGAATCTCAAAAGATCTGTGGGAACGACGAAAATCTTGGGCTGTAGAAGAGTCAACTCCTCCCCCATCTGTTCACTTGATGGGACAGTCCTCACGCCATCATCGTCATCCTctgaaggaagaagaaacagCCAACATCAATCCGAAACATCATCACCAGCGCCGCTCAATGCAGTCGCTGTTGGCGGCTCCGCCACTGCCACCGCGTCTTTCTGCCCAGCAAGAAAATCAGTCGAGCTTCGGCAGACTGCGAGATAAAACGTCGACGAGTGTAAACCAACGGGAGTGCAGTGATGCAGGTGACGCTGATAAGAATATTGATAAGGCCCCAGCTCTACCGCCCAAAAGGAATCCCAATCAAGGCGCAGTTAACGTTTCATCAGTCGTGTCAGTGTCACCAGCTCGTCCTGCCAAAGTGGACAATTACTCTCGAGTGATACCTCTGCGATCTGCTGCTTCCGCTGGAGGATCAATCAATCACAACATTAGTGTCGTGTCGAAGGCAACCAATTCCAATGCAGCTAATAACGAAACTATTTTGAATCGTTCTTCCCCTCCATCTTCGTCGCCTCTTGTGAGTCACAATCGCCTCTTATCAGAGTCGTTAGAGAAGTTGGCACAGCAAATTCAGACGCCCCTCTCTTATCCCCACCCTATTCCTCCACCGCGTCGTTCCTCATCCGAATCCATGGAACGATCTGCTGGGAATATGGGCCAGTCCAGTAGCAGTTCATCGTCTCCTCCTCGACTGCCCCCCAAAAATACCAAACCTCCTGTGGCTAAACCAACACCAACTGTTAATACAACCCCCACTAATACTACAAATGCGACCGTGACTACTACGCaacaacacaaacaaacaGCGAACAA ATTGAGCAATTCAGCATTCAATACCAAAAACGAGGTCAAGGATAATTACGTCAATTTGTTGAGACCTGTGACTATGATCGATACGTTGGACGACATTCAAAGCGACGAATCTGGCATCAATATGAGTTTCAATAATCCGCTCTTTAACGAAAAGGAG GACGTGCAAGAAAAAGGATCGCAGGAACAATTGGGATCGAGTGTGGACCTTGAGAGTTCGATTGACGATGCCGTCAGCTTGAAAGCAGTCAAGATATCACGCGGATCCGAATCTAATTTATCTGGCAGCGAGTTGGAAGCCTCATCCACTGAAGATATTTTGAGTTCGAAAGACTCGCTCAATTCCATCCCGTCAGTCAGG AGTGATCACTCGAGATCGAAAATGaataacaacaataacaataataatacgAGTAGTCTAACGAAGCCACCGCCTGATTCCCCGGGTCCTCGGCAACGGCCCAGACGAGAACTGTTTGAAAACTGGTCTGAATATGTGGACCAGACATCTGGCCGGCCGTTTTATTACAATAACGAAAACCGGGCCAAGAGTTGGAAACCACCAAGGAGGATAGGAACCAGTCCTATCACTAgg GGAATTTCCATTGAGGAAGAGAAATTTAACGATGGTGATCAACTGTCTAGCAGTGTCGAGTCTCATCATTCATCGACCACTAGCCATCAATCACGTCTGGCGTCTAAAGCAGTAATGGAGGCTCAAGCGGCAAACCGCACCTTACTGGCTGTCCCACCCGGATGGATAGAATCTACAGATCCGTCCACTGACGAAGTCGTCTACATCAACGCCGGCACAGGAGCAAGG TGGTATACATCACTGGACAGCGAGGGTCGTGTCTATTTCTATGAAGAGGACAGCAACGAGTCGCTGTGGGCCCTTCCTCAGATCACGTCCGTTCCTGGTTTGACTTTGTCTCCCGATACTGAACCG CAGGTCATTCAGCAAGGCGTCTTTTATCCGGAAGGCAGTAAACTCAGTCCAAAAATGAACGAACAACAACTGCCAGTTGTCCCTGTTTCAACATCCAAATGGGATTTAGTCCGTCAAAGGACGTCGAAAGCGGACCGTAATAGCAAAACTCGATCAATGGTCTTGACGAATTTCAG CGGCTGTGTCGAGGACATTGCCGTCGAGAATATGAGTGGGGAGGCTAGTCGAGTGACGTTGTTAGCGCCCAGCAAAACGGCTTCACTACCTCGCAATATTCAGCCACAATGGCCTAATTTGCATGGGGGTAGCATCGTAAGTGATTACCTGACAAACTTTGATATC agAGTTCTTCAACAAGGTGTGTTACACAAAACGAAATTGACAGAGAATGGCAAGAAAATACGCAAAAATTGGACTTCCTCGTGGGTAGTCTTGACGGACTTATTCCTTTTCCTCTTTAAAGAATCCAC CACGAAAATGTCTGCCGCTGCTGGTGGATCGCCGACGGGAACCAACAAACCGGAATTGTGTGTAGATTTGAACGGAGCGACCATCGAATGGGCAGCCGTCAAATCCAGCCGTAAAGGTGTTTTCCAAGTTTCGACCCTTCTCGGCGTCCAGCTCCTATTACAAGACGAAGATGAGACCAACGCTGTtgtttggtttaacgagatcAAACGTGCCATTCTGCGCTTGCCGTGTGGCACTAAAG aaacaacaaatcaTTATCCATCGCCATTCCCATCGCCCTTGATTAACACTAGACCCCAAAAATTGTCCTTAGAAAGCAAAAATTTCTCGCCGGAGTTCAGGCACAAACGCAATGACTCGGCAAATTTTCTCAGTCCACCATCTCCTGATGTACCGCAGAGTTTCAGCAACAATAGCAGTTTGGTGAAGCAAGGCAGTAAGAAAAACCGGCTGGGACGGACCAAATCCACGAAAGTGCCTTTCCTGGGTAGTACGGAGGATTTGACGGCAGTTGGTCCAGGAGCCAGCCcggaaagacaaaaaaatttgagAGACAAATTGCGCAAATTTTTTGTGCGCAGACCCACGGTCGACACGTTGGTCCGAAAAGGCATCTGGAAGGACGAGCCGGTGTTTGGCTGCCATCTGTCGGCACTCTGTCATGCAGATGAGTCCACTGTGCCCAAATTTGTCCAGCAAGTGATTCAACTGATCGAGAGCAAACTGGAGAACATGAAAGCAGACGGAATTTATCGAGCTAGCGGAAATCTTTCACAAATTCAAAAGATTCGTTGCCAG GTCGACCAGTACAACTGGGCCATCTTGGAAATCGAAGACGATGTTCATGTATTGACGGGTTGCTTGAAACTCTTCTTCCGTGAACTCAAGGAGCCTCTTATTCCGTGCCCTCTTTTTGAGAGAGCTTTGCAGGCTACGAATTATCAGGGACCTAATCCGGAACGAATACGGCGATATCGAG AAATCATCGAATCATTGCCTACGGAGAATTATGATACGTTGCAGTACCTTTTGCGCCATTTGCTCAAAATTACGGAATACCGCGAGCATAACCGCATGcacatttcaaatttggccATCGTCTTCGGACCAACTTTGATGTGGGCGGCCACTGTGTCCAACAACTTGGCGCTCGATATGATGCAACAGAATCTTGTAGTCGAAGCCTTACTCAACAACTACCACAACATTTTCAACAGGTGA